CCATCACGTAGAAGGCGGTGCCGATGACGCCCTCGTCCTCGCACAGCGCATAGACCCGCGGGACGGCGAAGCCCTGCGCGCCGAGCGCCGAGAGGACGCGATATTCGCGGTCGATGGCGTGTGCGCCGGGGAGCAGCTTGCCGGGCGGCTTGCGGCGGAGGACGAAGGCGCCATCGGGCGTGCCGAGCTGGTAGGTCGGGTTGGACTGGCCGCCGGCGAACTGGCGAACGGTCAGCGGCCCGGCGAAGCCTGGGACGTGCTCGGCCATCCACCGCGCCAGCGCCGCTTCGTCGAAGCGCAGTCGCTCGCTGACGTCGCGCGTGCCGCTATTGGCTTCCGTCCGATCCATGCCGCTCCCGTCTTTCCGCCACGCCGAGGTCACCGACCAGGATCGAGGCTTCGGGCAAGAAGCGGGTCGGCTGGCGAAACAAGTTCAGCATGACGGCGGTTGAACCGCAATGGCGCGTCTCGTCCACCTGTCCGACCTCCACTTCGGAGCCCATGATCCGAGAATCGTCGCCGCGGTCGGGCGCGAGGTCGATAAGGCGCGTCCCGACCTCGTCGTCATCAGCGGCGATTTTACCCAGCGGGCGCGGACCGAGCAGTTCCAGGAGGCCTGCCGCTTCCTGGTGCGGCTGCGCGATGCGGGGCACGACGTGCTGGCGGTGCCGGGCAATCACGACGTTCCGCTTTACGACGTGCTTCGGCGCTTCCTGTCGCCGCTGACGCGCTATCGCAAATATGTCGATGAGACTCTGTGCCCGTTCCACCGGCTGGCCGACACGGCGGTGCTGGGCCTCAACACCGCGCGGTCGGCGACGTTCAAGGACGGGCGTCTCAACCGCGAGCAGATTGCGTTCGTGCGCGACGAGTTCGGGCGCGTGCCATTAAGCGACATGCGCGTGCTGGTAACGCATCATCCGCTGTTCGCACTGCCGGTCGACGACACGGGCGTGCTCGGCAAGCCGCTCGGCCGGCAGGAACTGGCGCTCGACGCGATCGCCGACGTCAAGGTCGACCTGCTGCTCGCCGGGCACAACCATCGCGCCTCGACGCACCGCGCGAGCGACCTCGTCACTCGGGCGGGCGGTGCGCTGGTGGTGCAGGCGGGGACTGCGACCTCGACCCGGGTGCGTGATGAGCCGCAAAGCTTCAACGTGATCGAGATCGCGGCGGGCAAGATGACGCTGGCGCTGATGCGCTGGGCCGGCACGGCATTCGAGGCGGCCGAGCCGACGCAATTCGTGCGCGAGGCCGATGGCTGGCGGCAGGCGAGCCAGGCGGCGGCGGAGGCCGAGTCGCCGGTCTGAGCTTGTGAGCGTGCGCGCACGAAACTAACGAGGCGCGATGCTGCCCAGTGATTTCGACTTTGCCGACTTTGTCGCGCGCACGCTTCGTGAGGACCTCGGCGAAGGCGGCGACGTCACCTCGGCGGCGTGTATCGACGCGGGCGCCCGCTTTCGCGCGACGATGAATTGCCGCGAGCCGATCGTGGTGGCGGGGATTGAACTGGCCGAAGCCTTCTTCCGCGCGCTCGACCCGGCAGTGACGATCGCCAGCGAGGCGCATGACGGCGAGCGGATCAACGCCGGGGCAGTGCTGATGCGGATCGAGGGCAATGCGCGGGCAATGCTGACGGCCGAGCGATCGGCGCTGAATACGCTCCAGCATTTGTCGGGAATCGCCACGCTGACACGGCGTTACGTCGACGCGATCGAAGGCACCGGGGCGATCCTGCTCGACACCCGCAAGACGGTGCCGGGGCTGCGCATCCTCGAGAAATATGCGGCACGGATGGGCGGGGCGCAAAACCATCGGATGCGGCTCGACGACGGAGTGCTGATCAAGGACAATCATGTCGCGGTGAACGGCGGGGTCGCGCAGGCCGTCGCGCGGGCGCTGGCGGCAAACACCGGCCTCCAGATCCAGGTCGAAGTCGATCGGCTCGATCAGATCGAGCCGGCGCTGGCGGCCGGGGCCCAGCGGCTGCTGCTCGACAATATGAACAACGACACGCTGCGCGCGGCGGTGGCGCTGGTGAACAAGCGCGTGCCGCTCGAAGCGTCGGGCGGGGTCAATCTCGAGACTGTGCGCGGGATTGCCGAGACCGGGGTCACCTTCATCTCGGTGGGGCGGATCACCCAGTCGGCGCCGGCGGTCGATATCGGCCTCGACTTCGCGTTGCTGCCTTAACCTGAGCAAACGACACATTCAGGGCAACGACACGGCGCCTGGTGCATTTATCCTGCATCAAGAAGGAGTTCGCCATGTTTAAGAAGGCTCTACTCGCCGCTTCGGCCCTTGCCGTCGTCGCGATCCCCGGCGTGGCCGAAGCCCGTCCGCATTATTACGGCGGCTACAGCAACGGCTATTATCCGCAGTACAACCCCTATTACGGGAACAGCTACGGCGGCTACGGCTACAACCGCGGCTACAGCAACTACGGTTACAGCGGCTACGGCTACAACAACTACGGCTACAACAACTATGGCCGCGGTTATTACGGGAACAGCTACTACGGCGGCAATCGCTGCAGTGGCACCACCGGAACCATCGTCGGCGGCGTCGCCGGCGCGGTGGTCGGCAGCCAGATCGGCCGCGGTGGCTACAACCGCTACGGCTATCGCCGCGGTGGCAGCGGCACGACCGGTGCGATCATCGGCGGTGCGCTCGGCGCGCTGGTCGGTAACTCGGTCGACCGGAACAGCTGCCGCTACTAACGGTCGGTTTTGAAAACCGTAGCAGAGGGCCGCCGGCAACCGCCGGCGGCCCTTTTGCGTTTTTCTGGCAATCACCCGCGAACAATCTGTATAGCGCCCGCAAACCCATAGGAGAGAAACGTTGTTCAAGGGCCTTCAGCCGATCATGTACGGCGGCCGCGAAGTGTGGCCGCTGGTGGAAGGCGGCAAGGGTGTTTCGGCGACCAATCACGCCAGCTCCGGCGCTTGGGCTGCGGCGGGCGGGATCGGTACCGTAAGTGCGGTCAACGCCGACAGCTACGATCCCGAAGGCCGGATCGTGCCCCAGGTCTACAACGGCATGACCCGCCGCGAGCGGCATGAGGAGCTGATCCGCTACGCGATCGACGGCGCCGTCGCGCAGGTCCGCAAGGCCTATGAGATGGCTTCGGGCAAGGGCGCCATCAACATCAACGTGCTGTGGGAAATGGGCGGCGCGCAGCGCGTGCTGCACGGCGTGCTCGAGCGGACCAAGGGCCTCGTCACCGGGGTCACCTGCGGCGCCGGCATGCCCTACAAGCTGAGCGAGATCGCCGCCGAATATGGCGTCTCCTACCTGCCGATCGTCAGTTCGGGCCGTGCCTTCCGCGCGCTGTGGAAGCGCGCCTACAGCAAGGTCGCCAATCTCCTTTCAGCCGTGGTCTATGAGGATCCGTGGCTCGCCGGCGGGCACAACGGCCTCAGCAACGCCGAGGACCCGCGCGCGCCGCAGGACCCCTATCCGCGCGTCGCCGAGCTGCGCGCGGTGATGCGCGAGGGCGGCATTTCGGACGACGTGCCGATCGTCATGGCGGGCGGCGTGTGGCGGCTCGACGAGTGGGAGAATTGGATCGGCAATCCCGAGCTCGGCGCGATCATGTTCCAGTTCGGGACGCGGCCGTTGCTGACCCAGGAAAGCCCGATTCCGGTCGAGTGGAAGCAGCGGCTGATGACGCTCGAGGAAGGCGACGTCCTCCTCCACAAATTCTCACCGACCGGTTTTTATTCGTCGGCCGTGCGCAACCCCTTCCTGCGCAACCTCGAGGCGCGCAGCGAGCGCCAGATCGCCTTCACCAAGGAGCATATCGGCGACCACGCCTTCGAGCTCGACGTCGGCATCGGCACCAAGAAGAATTATTGGGTGACCAAGGGCGACCTGCAGCATGCGCGGCAGTGGTTCGCGCAGGGCTATACCAATGCGATGAAGACGCCCGACGACACGCTGGTGTTCGTCACGCCCGAGGAAGAGAAACTCATCCGCAAGGACCAGGCCGATTGCATGGGCTGCCTCAGCCAGTGCAGCTTCTCGAGCTGGGCCGACAATGAGAAGAATTCGACCGGGCGGCTGGCCGACCCGCGCAGCTTCTGCATCCAGAAGACGCTGCAGGACATCGCCCACGGCGGACCGGTCGAGCAAAACCTCATGTTCGCGGGCCACTCGGCATTCCGCTTCAAGAGCGATCCGTTCTACTCGAACGGTTTCGTGCCGACGGTGAAGCAGCTGGTCGACCGGATCCTCACCGGCGCCTGAGCGAGGGCGTCAGCGCTCGCTGGTGCGCAGCGGCCAGAAGAAGACGTCGCCGAGGCCGTGCGGGGTCTTCTCAAGGCCGGTCGGCGCGAAGCCGTCCGGGCGGCGATACGAGCCGGTCAGGACGTCGTAGATCGGAAACAGCGCCGCGTAATTCGAGTTGAAATGCTCGGGCAGCGCCGAATGATGGCGGCGGTGATAGGCCGGGCAATTGAGCAGCCACGACCACCGCCCGAAATCGACCCGCAGGTTGGCGTGGACGAAGTTGTGGTAGATGCTGATCAGCGCGTAGCTCAGCACGATCGCCGGGGTGGGACTGGCCACAGCGACGCAAAGCGGCCAGATGGTGAGCGACTTGATCAGCGGCTCCGCCCAATAATGGCGGGACGTGGTCGTGACGTTCATATTGGGGTCGGAATGATGCAGCGCGTGCATTCGCCACAGCCAGGGGAAACGGTGCTGGGCGCGGTGAAAGAGGAATTCTCCGAAGTCCATCAGCAGCGTGTAGGCGGCGAGGCCGAGCAGGAACGGCCAGGTC
The Sphingomonas ginsengisoli An et al. 2013 genome window above contains:
- a CDS encoding glycine zipper 2TM domain-containing protein; this encodes MFKKALLAASALAVVAIPGVAEARPHYYGGYSNGYYPQYNPYYGNSYGGYGYNRGYSNYGYSGYGYNNYGYNNYGRGYYGNSYYGGNRCSGTTGTIVGGVAGAVVGSQIGRGGYNRYGYRRGGSGTTGAIIGGALGALVGNSVDRNSCRY
- the nadC gene encoding carboxylating nicotinate-nucleotide diphosphorylase, which gives rise to MLPSDFDFADFVARTLREDLGEGGDVTSAACIDAGARFRATMNCREPIVVAGIELAEAFFRALDPAVTIASEAHDGERINAGAVLMRIEGNARAMLTAERSALNTLQHLSGIATLTRRYVDAIEGTGAILLDTRKTVPGLRILEKYAARMGGAQNHRMRLDDGVLIKDNHVAVNGGVAQAVARALAANTGLQIQVEVDRLDQIEPALAAGAQRLLLDNMNNDTLRAAVALVNKRVPLEASGGVNLETVRGIAETGVTFISVGRITQSAPAVDIGLDFALLP
- a CDS encoding NAD(P)H-dependent flavin oxidoreductase, with amino-acid sequence MFKGLQPIMYGGREVWPLVEGGKGVSATNHASSGAWAAAGGIGTVSAVNADSYDPEGRIVPQVYNGMTRRERHEELIRYAIDGAVAQVRKAYEMASGKGAININVLWEMGGAQRVLHGVLERTKGLVTGVTCGAGMPYKLSEIAAEYGVSYLPIVSSGRAFRALWKRAYSKVANLLSAVVYEDPWLAGGHNGLSNAEDPRAPQDPYPRVAELRAVMREGGISDDVPIVMAGGVWRLDEWENWIGNPELGAIMFQFGTRPLLTQESPIPVEWKQRLMTLEEGDVLLHKFSPTGFYSSAVRNPFLRNLEARSERQIAFTKEHIGDHAFELDVGIGTKKNYWVTKGDLQHARQWFAQGYTNAMKTPDDTLVFVTPEEEKLIRKDQADCMGCLSQCSFSSWADNEKNSTGRLADPRSFCIQKTLQDIAHGGPVEQNLMFAGHSAFRFKSDPFYSNGFVPTVKQLVDRILTGA
- a CDS encoding sterol desaturase family protein; the encoded protein is MSLLTYTGLTLCIVLALMLCERRWSASDERSALGVNIIAYLLFMAGGLILVPLFGRQVSVHLVDLATWPFLLGLAAYTLLMDFGEFLFHRAQHRFPWLWRMHALHHSDPNMNVTTTSRHYWAEPLIKSLTIWPLCVAVASPTPAIVLSYALISIYHNFVHANLRVDFGRWSWLLNCPAYHRRHHSALPEHFNSNYAALFPIYDVLTGSYRRPDGFAPTGLEKTPHGLGDVFFWPLRTSER
- a CDS encoding metallophosphoesterase family protein, translating into MARLVHLSDLHFGAHDPRIVAAVGREVDKARPDLVVISGDFTQRARTEQFQEACRFLVRLRDAGHDVLAVPGNHDVPLYDVLRRFLSPLTRYRKYVDETLCPFHRLADTAVLGLNTARSATFKDGRLNREQIAFVRDEFGRVPLSDMRVLVTHHPLFALPVDDTGVLGKPLGRQELALDAIADVKVDLLLAGHNHRASTHRASDLVTRAGGALVVQAGTATSTRVRDEPQSFNVIEIAAGKMTLALMRWAGTAFEAAEPTQFVREADGWRQASQAAAEAESPV